The following are from one region of the Klebsiella aerogenes genome:
- a CDS encoding metalloregulator ArsR/SmtB family transcription factor encodes MLQPVQLFKILSDETRLAIVMLLRGAGELCVCDICAATSESQPKISRHMAILRDTGLVLDRREGKWIHYRLSPHIPAWAAETITTSWQCMREDVREWLDKSASTLC; translated from the coding sequence ATGCTACAACCTGTTCAGCTTTTCAAAATCCTGTCGGATGAAACACGGCTCGCCATCGTCATGCTTCTCCGGGGGGCCGGTGAACTGTGCGTCTGCGATATCTGCGCGGCCACCTCCGAATCGCAGCCCAAAATCTCGCGACATATGGCTATCCTTCGCGATACTGGACTGGTTCTTGACCGCCGTGAAGGCAAATGGATCCACTACCGCCTGTCACCCCACATACCGGCGTGGGCAGCTGAGACAATCACAACGTCCTGGCAGTGTATGCGGGAGGATGTGCGTGAATGGCTGGATAAATCAGCCAGCACCTTGTGCTGA